The Carassius auratus strain Wakin chromosome 27, ASM336829v1, whole genome shotgun sequence genome includes a region encoding these proteins:
- the LOC113045560 gene encoding transmembrane protein 68-like isoform X1, with protein MSSGNESCLFENGSISFLSCLLHVWEEWAGLGQLEDYLSFLQYLLWVFTPLAIVFILPFLIVIFLYLSILFLHVYKRKNQLREAYSYNLWDGARKTLATLWDGHGAIWHGYEIHGLEKIPDEGPALIVYYHGAIPIDYYYFLASVIIQKGRTCHSVADHFLFKVPGFKLLLEVFSVIHGPQEECVKALRNGHLLGISPGGVREALFSDETYPLLWGKRKGFAQVAIDSKVPVIPMFTQNLREGFRSLGTLRFYRWVYEKFRLPIAPIYGGFPVKFRTFLGDPIPYDPKLNAAELAEKVQQAVQALIDKHQKIPGNILRALLERFQRERKED; from the exons ATGTCCAGTGGGAATGAGTCCTGTCTGTTTGAGAACGGATCCATCAGCTTCCTCTCCTGCTTGCTTCATGTGTGGGAGGAGTGGGCAGGGCTCGGGCAGCTCGAGGACTACCTCAGTTTCTTGCAGTATCTGCTCTGGGTTTTCACACCTCTAGCCATAGTCTTCATTCTGCCTTTTCTCATAGTTATCTTCCTCTATCTGTCCATACTCTTTCTGCATGTGTACAAACGTAAGAACCAGCTGAGGGAAGCTTATTCCTATAACCTGTGGGATGGTGCGAGAAAAACTCTGGCAACCCTGTGGGATGGACATGGAGCTATTTGGCACG GTTATGAAATCCATGGTTTAGAAAAGATTCCAGATGAAGGACCTGCTCTCATAGTCTACTATCATGGAGCTATTCCTATAGACTACTATTATTTCCTGGCAAGTGTTATCATTCAAAAGGGAAGAACTTGTCATTCGGTGGCTGATCATTTTCTGTTCAAGGTCCCAG GGTTTAAGCTCCTCTTGGAGGTGTTTAGTGTGATCCATGGGCCACAGGAGGAGTGTGTGAAGGCCCTGCGCAATGGCCACCTCCTGGGCATCTCTCCTGGAGGAGTACGAGAGGCCCTGTTCAGCGATGAGACGTACCCTCTGCTCTGGGGCAAACGCAAAGGATTTGCACAAGTGGCCATTGACTCTAAAGTG CCAGTTATACCCATGTTTACTCAAAACTTGAGGGAGGGATTTCGCTCTCTTGGGACATTAA GGTTTTATCGCTGGGTGTACGAGAAGTTTCGCCTACCGATAGCACCCATTTATGGAGGATTTCCAGTCAAATTTCGCACCTTCTTGGGTGACCCAATTCCATATGACCCCAAACTCAATGCAGCTGAGCTGGCTGAAAAG GTGCAACAGGCAGTTCAAGCACTTATCGACAAACACCAGAAGATACCTGGAAACATCCTCCGAGCTCTTCTAGAGCGATTCCAAAGGGAACGCAAAGAAGATTAG
- the LOC113045560 gene encoding transmembrane protein 68-like isoform X2 — MSSGNESCLFENGSISFLSCLLHVWEEWAGLGQLEDYLSFLQYLLWVFTPLAIVFILPFLIVIFLYLSILFLHVYKRKNQLREAYSYNLWDGARKTLATLWDGHGAIWHGYEIHGLEKIPDEGPALIVYYHGAIPIDYYYFLASVIIQKGRTCHSVADHFLFKVPGFKLLLEVFSVIHGPQEECVKALRNGHLLGISPGGVREALFSDETYPLLWGKRKGFAQVAIDSKVVQQAVQALIDKHQKIPGNILRALLERFQRERKED; from the exons ATGTCCAGTGGGAATGAGTCCTGTCTGTTTGAGAACGGATCCATCAGCTTCCTCTCCTGCTTGCTTCATGTGTGGGAGGAGTGGGCAGGGCTCGGGCAGCTCGAGGACTACCTCAGTTTCTTGCAGTATCTGCTCTGGGTTTTCACACCTCTAGCCATAGTCTTCATTCTGCCTTTTCTCATAGTTATCTTCCTCTATCTGTCCATACTCTTTCTGCATGTGTACAAACGTAAGAACCAGCTGAGGGAAGCTTATTCCTATAACCTGTGGGATGGTGCGAGAAAAACTCTGGCAACCCTGTGGGATGGACATGGAGCTATTTGGCACG GTTATGAAATCCATGGTTTAGAAAAGATTCCAGATGAAGGACCTGCTCTCATAGTCTACTATCATGGAGCTATTCCTATAGACTACTATTATTTCCTGGCAAGTGTTATCATTCAAAAGGGAAGAACTTGTCATTCGGTGGCTGATCATTTTCTGTTCAAGGTCCCAG GGTTTAAGCTCCTCTTGGAGGTGTTTAGTGTGATCCATGGGCCACAGGAGGAGTGTGTGAAGGCCCTGCGCAATGGCCACCTCCTGGGCATCTCTCCTGGAGGAGTACGAGAGGCCCTGTTCAGCGATGAGACGTACCCTCTGCTCTGGGGCAAACGCAAAGGATTTGCACAAGTGGCCATTGACTCTAAAGTG GTGCAACAGGCAGTTCAAGCACTTATCGACAAACACCAGAAGATACCTGGAAACATCCTCCGAGCTCTTCTAGAGCGATTCCAAAGGGAACGCAAAGAAGATTAG